One Penaeus chinensis breed Huanghai No. 1 chromosome 12, ASM1920278v2, whole genome shotgun sequence DNA segment encodes these proteins:
- the LOC125031063 gene encoding SREBP regulating gene protein-like: MKDSTQEIMITAKIMRILRNKFFLTVLVLVGVIYFGLSLWTDGTGIPDENEDEVGGRVEFRWGPDSPNGTSSDKVTTCRNSVQGKVLLADDQGYVCHRVDRLSTGCCNVAVDTTRRYACDTCNSHGCCAIYEYCVSCCLQPDKKALLKKVLGQISDNSPLYASVSDHFELCLVKCRTSSQSVQHETLYIDPRAKHCYGEGPPPLSNNET; the protein is encoded by the exons ATGAAAGATTCGACCCAGGAAATTATGATTACGGCCAAGATAATGAGGATTTTACGGAATAAGTTCTTTTTGACGGTGTTAGTTCTGGTTGGGGTGATCTACTTCGGCCTCTCGCTCTGGACAGAC GGTACTGGCATTCCTGACGAAAATGAAGACGAAGTTGGAGGAAGGGTGGAATTTCGATGGGGGCCAGACTCACCCAATGGAACTTCAAGTGACAAAGTAACAACATGTAGAAATTCAGTGCAAGGAAAGGTTCTCCTAGCTGATGACCAAG GTTATGTATGCCATAGGGTGGACCGCTTGAGCACCGGCTGTTGCAATGTTGCTGTAGACACAACCCGCCGCTATGCATGTGACACCTGCAATAGTCATGGATGCTGTGCTATTTATGAATATTGTGTATCCTGTTGCCTACAGCCTGATAAG AAAGCCCTACTGAAGAAGGTTTTGGGCCAGATAAGTGATAACAGCCCGCTATACGCATCAGTGTCCGACCACTTTGAGCTCTGCCTTGTGAAATGCCGCACATCCAGTCAGTCGGTGCAGCATGAAACTCTGTACATAGACCCTAGAGCTAAGCATTGCTATGGGGAAGGACCTCCACCTCTTAGCAATAATGAAACATGA